A single genomic interval of Thermoanaerobaculia bacterium harbors:
- a CDS encoding S41 family peptidase: MSRGTTILAILAAGLATVLGGAAGRRGGEVPPSALAEYAQLVSTAESWNATKVPAEKLVYASIHGMLSSLDPHTAFLEPADFSSLEERHHGSYFGIGISMQRRQGRVTVMSVAQGTPAWKIGLRTGDVITAIDGESLDDSWDTRRVSDHVRGAKGTSVRLTIHRPGLEEPITLTVTRDEIPQNSVRHAFLLADGVGYIQLAEFTQTSAEETSRAIERLQRDGMKSLVFDLRGNPGGVLEPALAIADIFLKKGQMIVTTRGRIPSSVRDYPAAGRARRFGGPLVVLINRGSASASEIVAGAVQDHDRGLILGTTSWGKGLVQGVYPVSYGAGLALTTAKYFTPSGRWIQRDYSDLSAYLLPDIHDDSAPDTSKRTGKLFATDAGRPVYAAGGITPDEIVPAPKPSNFARRLQAHGVFFNFAVDYLTRHPDVPRSFAVDAAVQAELFRFLEAQGIEKADAARAEYLRDETRSRIDSEIAQDVLSSKYGPDEGWKSWLRSDVQLQRALDSFPEAEKLASLKPRPVSAS, from the coding sequence TTGAGCCGCGGAACGACGATCCTTGCGATCCTTGCCGCCGGGCTCGCGACGGTGCTCGGCGGAGCCGCGGGACGGCGCGGCGGCGAGGTGCCTCCCTCGGCCCTCGCCGAGTACGCCCAGCTCGTCTCGACCGCGGAGTCGTGGAACGCGACGAAGGTGCCCGCCGAGAAGCTCGTCTATGCCTCGATCCACGGCATGCTCTCCTCGCTCGATCCGCACACGGCGTTCCTGGAGCCGGCCGATTTCTCGTCTCTGGAAGAGCGGCACCACGGCTCGTACTTCGGGATCGGCATCTCGATGCAGCGCCGGCAGGGGCGGGTGACCGTCATGTCCGTCGCTCAGGGGACGCCGGCCTGGAAGATCGGACTGCGCACGGGCGACGTCATCACGGCGATCGACGGCGAGAGCCTCGACGATTCGTGGGACACTCGCCGGGTTTCGGATCACGTCCGCGGCGCGAAGGGCACGTCGGTCCGCCTGACGATCCACCGGCCGGGCCTCGAGGAGCCGATCACGCTCACGGTCACGCGCGACGAGATCCCGCAGAATTCGGTGCGCCACGCCTTCCTCCTCGCCGACGGGGTGGGGTACATCCAGCTCGCCGAGTTCACGCAGACCTCGGCGGAGGAAACGTCCCGGGCGATCGAGCGCCTCCAGCGCGACGGGATGAAGAGCCTCGTCTTCGACCTTCGCGGCAACCCCGGCGGCGTCCTCGAGCCCGCGCTCGCGATCGCCGACATCTTCCTGAAGAAGGGGCAGATGATCGTCACGACGCGCGGCCGCATCCCGTCGTCGGTGCGCGACTACCCCGCGGCGGGCCGCGCCCGCCGGTTCGGCGGACCGCTCGTCGTCCTGATCAACCGCGGGTCCGCCTCCGCGTCGGAAATCGTGGCGGGAGCGGTGCAGGACCACGACCGGGGGCTGATCCTGGGCACCACGTCCTGGGGCAAGGGGCTCGTGCAGGGCGTCTACCCGGTCTCCTACGGGGCGGGCCTCGCTCTCACGACGGCCAAGTACTTCACCCCGTCGGGCCGGTGGATCCAGCGCGACTACTCGGACCTCTCGGCTTATCTCCTTCCGGACATCCACGACGACTCGGCCCCCGACACCTCGAAGCGGACGGGGAAGCTCTTCGCGACCGACGCGGGGAGGCCCGTGTATGCCGCGGGAGGGATCACTCCCGACGAGATCGTTCCCGCGCCGAAGCCCTCCAATTTCGCCCGCCGCCTGCAGGCGCACGGCGTCTTCTTCAACTTCGCGGTCGACTACCTGACGCGCCACCCCGACGTCCCCCGAAGCTTCGCGGTCGACGCGGCGGTCCAGGCCGAGCTCTTCCGGTTCCTCGAGGCCCAGGGGATCGAGAAGGCGGACGCCGCGCGGGCCGAGTACTTGCGCGACGAGACGCGAAGCCGGATCGATTCCGAGATCGCGCAGGACGTGCTCTCCTCGAAATACGGCCCCGACGAGGGGTGGAAGAGCTGGCTCCGCTCCGATGTCCAGCTCCAGCGCGCGCTCGACTCATTCCCGGAAGCCGAGAAGCTCGCGAGCCTCAAACCGCGGCCGGTCTCCGCCAGCTGA
- a CDS encoding DinB family protein, which yields MSGSEEIARRLDAQFSSWTTVLGDPASPRLDRAPAPDKWCAREHLAHVTRMHGVCAARVRVILARESPLLPPYRAEKDPTWRQWRAMTAPDLLGTAAGRRVGLIEAVRSLSEPDLARIGVHAALGPLALSEWLEFFLVHEAHHLYTIFKLVRES from the coding sequence GTGAGCGGCTCGGAAGAGATCGCGCGCCGCCTCGACGCCCAGTTCTCCTCGTGGACGACCGTTCTCGGCGATCCGGCGTCGCCGCGCCTCGATCGCGCGCCGGCTCCGGACAAGTGGTGCGCCCGCGAACACCTGGCCCACGTCACGCGGATGCACGGGGTCTGCGCGGCGCGCGTCCGCGTCATCCTCGCGCGCGAATCGCCGCTCCTGCCTCCGTACCGCGCCGAGAAAGACCCGACCTGGCGGCAATGGCGGGCCATGACGGCGCCGGATCTCCTCGGCACGGCAGCCGGCCGGCGGGTCGGGCTGATCGAGGCCGTGCGTTCGCTGTCGGAGCCGGACCTCGCCCGGATCGGCGTCCACGCGGCGCTGGGACCGCTCGCGCTCTCGGAGTGGCTGGAGTTCTTCCTGGTGCACGAGGCGCATCATCTCTACACGATCTTCAAGCTGGTCAGAGAGAGCTGA
- a CDS encoding M28 family peptidase, translated as MRRIAVWFLLAGSFGAAAAAALPEGSRWWAHVRRLASDEMEGRGTGTPGYRRAARYVEKVLSSAGVAPAGAAGWEQPVRLRSRRLLEDRSRVALVRGGAEEPLAFGDDVIVSVRTDPAPELDAPVVFVGYGVSAPGQGHDDFAGIDLRGKLAMFLSGSPPGLSPEVSAHAQSSGVRWKALRAAGAVGEIVVFNPRHMESPWERHARARVMPSMSLADPALDELAGERLGMAVNPARAEKFFAGAPHTFAELVDLVEAGKPLPRFPLAVSVRATLREETRSVESFNVVGVLRGSDPKLSKEFVVLSAHLDHLGVGVPVSGDAIYNGAMDNASGCAALLDFAETVRESRRPLRRSVLLVFVTGEEKGLLGSRWFALHPTVPRDAMVADFNIDMFLPLFPLRLVTVLGLDESDVGDAVRASARSLGIAVQRDPEPERHVFIRSDQYNFVRDGIPSVMVDVAAPAGSPDADRLKRWLAERYHAPSDDPGQPVDLAAAAAYEKLMFGAAREVADRDERPHWKPGSFFRRFESR; from the coding sequence ATGCGCCGGATCGCCGTCTGGTTCCTTCTCGCCGGCTCGTTCGGGGCCGCCGCCGCCGCCGCTTTGCCCGAGGGGTCGCGCTGGTGGGCCCACGTCCGGCGCCTGGCCTCCGACGAGATGGAAGGCCGCGGCACGGGCACGCCGGGATACCGCCGGGCCGCCCGGTACGTCGAGAAGGTCCTGTCGAGCGCGGGCGTGGCGCCGGCCGGGGCCGCCGGCTGGGAGCAGCCGGTGCGCTTGCGTTCCCGGCGCCTCCTCGAGGACCGTTCCCGCGTCGCGCTGGTTCGGGGCGGGGCCGAGGAGCCGCTCGCCTTCGGCGACGACGTCATCGTGAGCGTTCGGACGGACCCCGCGCCCGAGCTCGACGCGCCGGTCGTCTTCGTCGGCTACGGGGTGTCGGCGCCCGGGCAGGGACACGACGATTTCGCGGGAATCGATCTCCGCGGCAAGCTCGCCATGTTCCTCTCCGGCAGCCCGCCGGGGCTCTCGCCCGAGGTCTCCGCGCACGCCCAATCTTCGGGAGTGCGCTGGAAGGCGCTCCGCGCCGCGGGCGCGGTCGGAGAGATCGTCGTTTTCAACCCGCGGCACATGGAAAGCCCGTGGGAGCGCCATGCCCGCGCTCGCGTCATGCCGTCGATGTCGCTGGCCGATCCCGCGCTCGACGAGCTCGCGGGAGAGCGGCTGGGGATGGCGGTCAATCCCGCGCGGGCGGAGAAGTTCTTCGCGGGCGCGCCGCACACGTTCGCCGAGCTCGTCGATCTCGTCGAGGCGGGAAAGCCGCTGCCGCGGTTCCCTCTCGCCGTGTCGGTGCGGGCGACTCTGCGCGAGGAGACGCGGAGCGTCGAATCCTTCAACGTCGTCGGCGTGCTCCGGGGCTCGGACCCGAAGCTCTCGAAGGAGTTCGTGGTGCTCTCGGCCCATCTCGACCACCTCGGCGTCGGCGTGCCGGTCTCGGGCGACGCGATCTACAACGGGGCGATGGACAACGCGTCGGGCTGCGCCGCGCTCCTCGATTTCGCCGAGACGGTCCGCGAGTCGCGCCGGCCGCTCCGCCGGAGCGTGCTGCTCGTGTTCGTCACGGGGGAGGAGAAGGGCCTTCTCGGATCGCGCTGGTTCGCGCTCCACCCGACCGTCCCGCGCGACGCGATGGTCGCCGACTTCAACATCGACATGTTCCTGCCGCTCTTTCCGCTCCGGCTCGTCACCGTGCTCGGGCTCGACGAGTCGGACGTCGGAGACGCCGTCCGGGCGTCGGCCCGCTCGCTCGGCATCGCGGTGCAGCGCGATCCGGAGCCCGAGCGGCACGTCTTCATCCGGAGCGATCAGTACAACTTCGTGCGCGACGGGATCCCCTCCGTGATGGTGGACGTCGCCGCTCCCGCCGGAAGTCCCGACGCCGATCGTCTCAAGCGGTGGCTCGCCGAGCGGTATCACGCGCCGTCGGACGATCCCGGGCAGCCCGTCGACCTCGCCGCGGCGGCGGCCTACGAGAAGCTCATGTTCGGCGCCGCGCGTGAGGTGGCCGACCGGGACGAGCGCCCGCACTGGAAGCCCGGGAGCTTCTTCCGCCGTTTCGAGTCGCGGTGA
- a CDS encoding nuclear transport factor 2 family protein: protein MRIRLAAAAAVVLLIPALSRAASPRSRRDADALVRLEERWVGALVARDAAAVGEILAEDFLDSTYKGELHTKSEALAALRSPARAETTQRLSDLRVRIWGAAGVVTGINTVTARDGSFSVRVRFTDVFVRRGDLWKAVAAHETLVEGGR, encoded by the coding sequence GTGAGAATCCGGCTCGCGGCGGCCGCGGCAGTCGTCCTCCTGATCCCCGCGCTCTCCCGCGCGGCTTCTCCGCGAAGCCGGCGCGACGCCGACGCGCTCGTGCGCCTCGAGGAGCGGTGGGTCGGCGCGCTCGTTGCCCGCGACGCGGCCGCCGTCGGGGAGATCCTCGCGGAGGACTTCCTCGACTCCACGTACAAGGGGGAGCTCCACACGAAGAGCGAGGCCCTCGCGGCGCTCCGGTCGCCGGCCCGCGCCGAGACGACCCAGCGTCTGTCGGACCTGCGGGTTCGGATCTGGGGCGCCGCCGGGGTCGTGACCGGGATCAACACCGTGACCGCGCGCGACGGGTCGTTTTCCGTGCGCGTCCGGTTCACCGACGTCTTCGTGCGCCGTGGAGACCTCTGGAAGGCGGTTGCGGCGCACGAGACCCTGGTCGAAGGAGGCCGCTGA
- a CDS encoding exodeoxyribonuclease III produces MKIATWNVNGIRARERQLADWIERDRPDVVCLQEIKAPPDKIPLLLCEIEGYWCYWHGERAYSGVGLHLRRETFPEKPAFSHPSFDHETRIVTARAGDLLVASIYVPNGGKDFAAKIRFLEALDDFAAERQRAGDTVVLCGDFNVARTDRDVHPKERRPVIGQLPEERALLERLLARGLVDVGRALDPDNENLFTWWAPWRNMRQRNIGWRLDYLLASERLATRARSSAVLADVGTSDHAPVVAVFD; encoded by the coding sequence GTGAAGATCGCGACGTGGAACGTCAACGGCATCCGGGCCCGCGAGCGGCAGCTCGCGGATTGGATCGAGCGCGACCGGCCCGACGTGGTCTGCCTGCAGGAGATCAAGGCCCCGCCCGACAAGATCCCCCTGCTCCTCTGCGAGATCGAGGGCTACTGGTGCTACTGGCACGGCGAGCGCGCCTATTCCGGAGTCGGCCTGCATCTGCGCCGGGAGACGTTCCCGGAGAAGCCGGCGTTCTCGCATCCTTCGTTCGACCACGAGACGCGCATCGTGACCGCCCGCGCCGGCGATCTCCTCGTCGCCTCGATCTACGTCCCGAACGGGGGGAAAGACTTCGCCGCGAAGATCCGCTTCCTCGAGGCGCTCGACGACTTCGCCGCCGAGCGTCAGCGAGCGGGCGACACGGTCGTGCTCTGCGGCGACTTCAACGTCGCGCGCACCGACCGGGACGTGCATCCGAAGGAGCGTCGCCCGGTCATCGGCCAGCTCCCCGAGGAGCGCGCGCTCTTGGAGCGTCTCCTCGCCCGGGGGCTCGTCGACGTGGGACGCGCGCTCGACCCGGACAACGAGAACCTCTTCACGTGGTGGGCGCCGTGGAGGAACATGCGCCAGCGCAACATCGGCTGGAGACTCGACTACCTCCTCGCGAGCGAGCGTCTCGCCACGCGGGCGCGGAGCTCCGCCGTCCTCGCCGACGTCGGGACGAGCGACCACGCGCCCGTGGTGGCGGTCTTCGATTGA
- a CDS encoding YqiA/YcfP family alpha/beta fold hydrolase, translating to MTVPEAGERAPGKRRRVLYLHGFASSPRGRKVEALERIFAPEGIEIVAPDLNAPDFAHLDFDAMAGRAREAAAGRPPDAITGSSLGALVALAVAPAFPGVPLVLVAPALGFGRRWIEKLPEENPPRFFHHGENREMPVHRPFFERMAVLDVDASPPEAPVTVVMGRRDESVPFDVVEAVWRRWRDSGRLAPGSRFVVIEEGDHGLTAFVPAIAREIRAALE from the coding sequence TTGACCGTCCCCGAGGCCGGGGAGCGGGCGCCGGGGAAACGTCGCCGGGTTCTCTATCTCCACGGCTTCGCTTCCTCGCCCCGGGGGCGGAAGGTCGAGGCGCTCGAGCGAATCTTCGCCCCGGAAGGGATCGAGATCGTGGCTCCGGACCTGAACGCCCCCGATTTCGCGCATCTCGATTTCGACGCGATGGCGGGCCGCGCGCGCGAAGCGGCGGCGGGCCGTCCCCCCGATGCGATCACGGGGAGCTCTCTCGGCGCGCTCGTCGCGCTCGCGGTCGCGCCCGCGTTTCCCGGCGTCCCCCTCGTCCTCGTCGCGCCCGCGCTGGGGTTCGGCCGCCGCTGGATCGAAAAGCTCCCTGAGGAAAACCCGCCCCGCTTCTTCCACCACGGCGAGAATCGGGAGATGCCGGTGCACCGGCCGTTCTTCGAGCGCATGGCCGTCCTCGACGTGGACGCCTCTCCTCCCGAGGCCCCCGTAACCGTCGTCATGGGGCGCCGGGACGAGAGCGTCCCCTTCGACGTCGTGGAGGCCGTCTGGAGGCGCTGGCGGGACTCCGGCCGACTCGCCCCGGGGTCGCGCTTCGTGGTGATCGAGGAAGGGGACCACGGCCTGACCGCCTTCGTCCCGGCGATCGCGCGGGAGATCCGCGCGGCGCTCGAATAG